In the Staphylococcus condimenti genome, one interval contains:
- a CDS encoding phosphoadenylyl-sulfate reductase: protein MDSKITYTNFASNPFDSLNIFDETKGAYHVLKWAYDTYGDEIVYACSFGAEGIVLIDLISQVKPDARIVFLDTGLHFEETYDLIDRVKAKYPELNIELKKPDLTVDEQAEHYGDNLWRRDPNQCCYIRKVKPLEEVLTGQIAWVSGLRREQSPTRANTDFLNKDERFQSVKVCPLIHWTWDNVWDYIKSNELPYNTLHDQNYPSIGCAPCTSPVAAGGDSREGRWSNNMKTECGLHVGRKS, encoded by the coding sequence TTGGATTCTAAAATCACTTATACAAACTTCGCCTCAAATCCTTTTGATTCATTGAATATTTTTGATGAAACAAAGGGTGCGTATCATGTCTTGAAGTGGGCTTATGATACTTACGGAGATGAAATTGTATATGCTTGCAGTTTCGGAGCTGAAGGCATCGTCTTGATTGATTTAATTTCACAAGTGAAACCTGATGCAAGAATTGTATTTCTCGATACAGGTTTGCATTTTGAAGAGACTTATGACTTAATCGATCGTGTTAAAGCAAAGTATCCAGAATTGAACATTGAATTGAAAAAACCAGACTTAACTGTAGACGAACAAGCAGAGCATTATGGTGACAACCTTTGGAGAAGAGACCCGAACCAATGTTGTTATATTCGTAAAGTGAAACCATTAGAGGAAGTATTAACAGGGCAGATAGCTTGGGTTTCCGGACTCAGAAGAGAACAGTCGCCGACAAGAGCCAACACAGACTTCTTAAACAAAGATGAACGTTTCCAATCCGTTAAAGTTTGCCCTTTGATTCATTGGACTTGGGATAATGTTTGGGACTACATTAAATCAAATGAACTACCGTATAATACGCTTCATGATCAAAACTATCCGAGTATCGGATGTGCTCCTTGTACTTCACCTGTAGCAGCTGGAGGAGATTCAAGAGAGGGCAGATGGTCGAACAACATGAAGACAGAATGCGGACTGCATGTAGGCCGTAAGTCTTAA
- a CDS encoding NUDIX hydrolase — MPPKHIVSASCVVLNDENNILLIKSPLRGWEIPGGQIENGETIREGVIREVKEESGIDVELTEFCGVFQNTEHSIINNLFKGEYIGGKLTTSDESLEVGFFIYTEVMEKVTWGNFTERIHLCFSEKEKPFLISF, encoded by the coding sequence ATGCCACCAAAACATATTGTCTCTGCTTCATGTGTTGTATTAAACGACGAAAATAATATTTTATTAATTAAAAGTCCATTGCGCGGTTGGGAAATCCCTGGCGGTCAAATTGAAAACGGAGAAACTATTCGAGAAGGCGTTATACGAGAAGTCAAAGAAGAGTCAGGTATTGATGTTGAGCTGACTGAGTTCTGCGGTGTCTTTCAAAATACAGAGCATTCTATTATTAATAATCTATTTAAAGGTGAATATATTGGAGGTAAATTAACAACAAGTGATGAAAGTTTAGAAGTCGGTTTTTTCATATATACAGAGGTAATGGAAAAAGTAACATGGGGAAACTTTACTGAACGTATACATTTGTGTTTTTCTGAAAAAGAGAAACCTTTCTTAATTTCATTTTGA
- a CDS encoding peptidase — MYYRNSVGAIEPNIINMLTDYPEKVNKCSFYTYIFFLVVMVFINNIYVLNLQENIEPKINNSILLFVILYFLMNIIFHELGHIYSLKFFGRKIDKVGFKLNFYVFPAFYVQMNETYMLSQIDKIIVHSFGLFVNFALINFIQLLNILIINNISLTLSYMLFSSTMIWNLVPMLNSDGYKIMLALLSLDEFSNFTKNHWLVLIFQIIGVSIALNTLIHWVIYWSEYLFL, encoded by the coding sequence GTGTATTATCGTAATAGTGTTGGAGCGATAGAGCCTAATATAATAAATATGCTTACAGACTATCCAGAAAAAGTTAATAAATGTTCATTTTATACGTATATATTTTTTCTTGTTGTTATGGTTTTTATAAATAATATTTATGTTTTAAATTTACAAGAGAATATTGAACCTAAAATAAATAATAGTATTTTATTGTTCGTTATTTTATATTTTTTAATGAATATCATTTTTCACGAATTAGGGCATATATATTCATTAAAGTTTTTTGGTCGTAAAATTGACAAAGTAGGTTTTAAGTTGAATTTTTATGTTTTCCCTGCGTTTTATGTACAAATGAACGAAACCTACATGCTATCTCAAATAGACAAGATTATAGTTCATTCATTCGGATTATTTGTTAATTTTGCTTTAATCAATTTTATTCAATTACTTAATATACTGATTATCAATAATATATCTTTAACATTGTCTTATATGCTTTTTTCATCAACAATGATATGGAATTTAGTACCGATGTTGAATTCAGATGGCTATAAAATTATGCTAGCTTTATTGTCTTTAGATGAATTTAGTAATTTCACTAAAAACCATTGGTTAGTTTTAATTTTTCAAATAATTGGAGTTTCTATTGCTTTAAATACTTTAATACATTGGGTCATTTATTGGAGTGAATATTTGTTTCTATAA
- a CDS encoding beta-channel forming cytolysin, whose translation MRSGILKIITLSTLLALTTGTAASLTDQAKANSNFITEVKNNGTEKVASDSMIYKRTATASDLNKHITQSLQFNFIKDESYDKETVVLKTAGNIASNARILDPYAVYTSTKRWPGEYKVSVNLPETDSTAIIDYAPRNHDETREVSDTVGFNIGGGLNIKKGGDANINAKYNFSETIKYKQDAYRTFLETPTTGKDITWGVVEAYNINVRGYGPYNREKENDKLGLYGNELFLNGRKSSKNAGKNFVDQNQLPALIASSFNPEFLTVFSHDYDDKGKSIIKVKYERVMDDYLITWKTFYWKGFNNKNVAKESITVAYEIDWDNHNVKVIGAV comes from the coding sequence ATGAGAAGCGGTATTTTAAAAATTATCACGTTAAGTACGTTATTAGCATTAACGACAGGTACAGCAGCTTCACTTACAGATCAAGCAAAGGCGAATTCTAATTTCATTACTGAAGTAAAAAATAATGGGACAGAAAAAGTTGCTTCAGATTCAATGATATATAAAAGAACAGCGACAGCGAGCGATTTAAACAAACATATCACACAAAGCCTGCAATTCAATTTTATTAAAGATGAGAGTTACGATAAAGAAACAGTGGTGTTGAAGACGGCAGGTAATATTGCAAGTAATGCTCGTATTTTAGACCCTTATGCAGTGTATACAAGTACAAAGCGTTGGCCAGGAGAATATAAAGTATCTGTCAATTTACCTGAAACAGATTCAACGGCAATTATCGATTACGCACCACGTAATCATGACGAAACACGTGAAGTTTCTGATACAGTCGGTTTTAACATCGGCGGTGGACTCAATATCAAAAAAGGCGGCGATGCGAATATCAATGCTAAATATAATTTCAGTGAAACGATAAAATATAAACAAGATGCTTATCGAACGTTTTTAGAAACACCGACTACAGGCAAAGATATTACGTGGGGTGTAGTAGAAGCGTATAACATTAATGTTAGAGGATACGGTCCTTATAACAGGGAAAAAGAAAATGATAAACTCGGTTTATATGGAAATGAGTTGTTTTTAAACGGCAGAAAAAGCAGTAAAAATGCAGGTAAAAACTTTGTGGACCAGAATCAACTTCCTGCTTTGATTGCAAGTTCATTTAATCCGGAGTTTCTCACAGTATTTTCTCATGACTATGATGACAAAGGTAAATCTATCATAAAAGTAAAATATGAAAGAGTTATGGATGACTACTTAATCACTTGGAAAACTTTCTATTGGAAAGGTTTTAATAATAAAAATGTCGCAAAAGAATCTATCACAGTTGCATACGAAATTGATTGGGATAACCATAATGTTAAAGTGATAGGTGCAGTATAA
- a CDS encoding complement inhibitor SCIN family protein, whose product MNFKQFLLSGLAVALLGSAGANVFSNQAEAASYGAYEFRDYDVTAKENLKNLLNASSYYKAMAKESGARFYQNKLNQELHFAKKQQNASNDSQVVTAINRLSAVYNEVFQIHLQTEKGSSDVQSKKTELQNLIIKANSLLTESHHSMNQDEAQLKKTVEQAKTVLNQAQPGYELVNAISSVQQGIKNVEQYKAFVNHR is encoded by the coding sequence ATGAATTTTAAACAATTTTTACTCTCAGGATTAGCAGTAGCTTTACTTGGATCAGCAGGAGCAAACGTATTTTCAAATCAAGCTGAAGCTGCTTCTTATGGCGCATATGAATTCCGTGACTACGATGTAACAGCTAAAGAAAACTTAAAAAACTTACTTAACGCAAGTTCATATTATAAAGCAATGGCGAAAGAATCAGGGGCAAGATTTTATCAAAATAAATTGAATCAAGAGTTGCACTTTGCTAAAAAACAACAAAATGCTTCAAATGATTCACAAGTTGTAACAGCGATTAATAGATTATCAGCTGTCTATAACGAAGTATTCCAAATCCACTTGCAAACTGAAAAAGGTAGTTCAGATGTTCAAAGTAAAAAAACAGAACTACAAAATTTAATTATTAAAGCAAACAGTTTGTTAACTGAAAGCCATCATTCAATGAACCAAGATGAAGCACAATTGAAAAAAACAGTAGAACAAGCAAAAACTGTATTGAACCAAGCGCAACCAGGCTATGAATTAGTTAATGCGATTAGCTCAGTACAACAAGGCATTAAAAACGTAGAGCAATACAAAGCATTCGTAAACCATCGTTAA
- a CDS encoding epipeptide YydF family RiPP codes for MKNLEFKNLVNDSEKLAKVNDLWYFVKSKSHRWIVGSGH; via the coding sequence ATGAAAAACCTGGAATTCAAAAATTTAGTTAATGATTCTGAAAAATTAGCAAAAGTTAATGATTTATGGTACTTCGTTAAATCAAAATCTCATCGATGGATAGTTGGTAGCGGGCATTAG
- a CDS encoding glycosyltransferase family 2 protein codes for MTKDLAIIVPVYNKELFLDDTMKSIDNLDIDKSEIEVIFIDDVSTDQSLEKLKVYENEYDYVKVVELEENTGSPSTPRNVGVEVSDSKYITFLDADDWLDAEGFPKLLQQALDTQNDILFGQSLRHKDHSISKIARFSSYETAYYLVPYEIDKIFRAVGPPGKIIRASVIKENDIQFEHMKYGEDKLFFTEVIAKAQSAGMNDAVAYHVNRYGVNQSLISETDIFEKTSCNLEVLKKLFELDIPETARHNAISRIIEMDYLSRLFMNKRFLKSEDKQLFYDAFAEMETILDRHHLNIKDYLTEDKYEKVYQLLSQSDKEKAVKLIEILVKGERAPRYVSNGLVHFVLPETLQEIAPLTEEFFAVYSGTEEADGQFYEVIQLYKKMAAQISRVQLVKLGDESVTKDVGYQVRGGRLRVPTKELEEADFNFNIQITYDYYRPCTVNMNLPSAIKHHALKRQQFKAEFEDKRFKNETNQPKFVDTTKYYDENPGKVFAAKQFKVYEDVEFQKEAPREIEVGELFTVEDIQYTEKGTPRLTLKDGSVVTANKKFVSVLDEAKGKDYLIEPPRKVQVLKVCKAYNDRNFKDEAGAKFAKDDIENITKIVFSSNGTPRLKTDKGIYMTANRNFVEPIQ; via the coding sequence GTGACTAAAGACTTAGCAATCATTGTTCCAGTTTACAATAAAGAATTATTTTTAGATGATACTATGAAATCAATTGATAACCTAGATATCGATAAATCTGAAATTGAAGTGATTTTTATAGATGATGTCTCTACAGATCAATCTTTAGAAAAATTAAAAGTATACGAAAATGAATATGACTATGTAAAAGTAGTGGAATTAGAAGAAAATACAGGCAGCCCTTCAACACCTCGAAATGTTGGAGTGGAAGTATCAGATAGTAAATATATTACTTTTTTAGATGCTGATGATTGGTTGGATGCAGAAGGTTTTCCTAAGCTGCTGCAACAAGCATTAGACACACAAAATGATATTTTATTTGGTCAAAGTTTACGCCATAAAGATCATTCGATTAGTAAAATTGCACGTTTTTCTTCTTATGAAACAGCGTATTACCTTGTACCTTATGAGATTGATAAAATATTCAGAGCAGTAGGACCGCCTGGAAAAATCATTAGAGCATCTGTCATTAAAGAGAATGATATTCAATTTGAACATATGAAATACGGCGAAGATAAATTATTCTTTACAGAAGTAATAGCAAAAGCACAATCAGCTGGTATGAATGATGCTGTTGCATATCATGTCAATCGCTATGGGGTGAATCAATCATTAATCAGCGAAACAGATATCTTTGAAAAAACGTCCTGTAATCTAGAAGTATTGAAAAAGCTGTTTGAATTAGACATCCCTGAGACAGCACGCCATAATGCTATCAGTCGTATTATAGAGATGGATTATTTATCACGATTGTTTATGAATAAGCGTTTTTTAAAAAGCGAAGATAAACAATTATTTTATGATGCTTTTGCTGAAATGGAAACGATATTAGATAGACATCATCTCAATATTAAAGATTACCTTACTGAGGATAAATATGAAAAAGTCTATCAACTACTTAGTCAGTCTGATAAAGAAAAAGCGGTGAAACTTATTGAAATTCTCGTTAAAGGCGAACGTGCGCCACGTTATGTTTCAAATGGATTAGTCCACTTTGTATTGCCTGAAACATTACAAGAAATCGCACCGCTGACAGAAGAATTTTTTGCTGTTTACAGCGGTACAGAAGAAGCGGATGGCCAATTTTACGAGGTGATTCAACTTTATAAAAAAATGGCGGCACAAATCAGTCGTGTGCAGTTGGTGAAATTAGGAGATGAATCAGTAACAAAAGATGTTGGATATCAAGTCAGAGGAGGAAGATTGCGCGTTCCGACAAAAGAATTGGAAGAGGCAGATTTCAATTTTAATATTCAAATTACTTATGATTATTATCGTCCATGTACAGTTAATATGAATTTACCGAGTGCGATTAAGCATCATGCGTTAAAACGTCAGCAATTTAAAGCTGAGTTTGAGGATAAACGGTTTAAGAACGAAACAAATCAACCTAAATTTGTTGATACGACTAAGTATTATGATGAAAACCCAGGAAAGGTATTCGCAGCTAAGCAATTTAAAGTATATGAAGATGTAGAGTTTCAAAAAGAAGCTCCACGCGAAATTGAAGTCGGCGAGTTGTTTACGGTCGAAGATATTCAGTATACAGAAAAAGGAACACCACGTTTGACTTTAAAAGATGGCTCAGTTGTTACTGCAAATAAAAAGTTCGTATCCGTGTTAGATGAAGCAAAGGGTAAAGATTATTTAATTGAACCTCCTCGTAAAGTACAGGTATTAAAAGTATGTAAAGCTTATAACGACCGTAATTTTAAAGATGAAGCGGGCGCGAAGTTTGCAAAAGACGATATTGAGAATATCACTAAGATTGTATTTTCTTCTAATGGCACTCCACGTTTGAAGACAGATAAAGGCATTTATATGACCGCTAACCGTAATTTTGTAGAACCGATTCAATAA
- a CDS encoding leukocidin family pore-forming toxin: protein MKWKEMLVTLIPASVLILGTIMPSEVIARDIKQDEIGKDGQVTKRTQVGSDINGGFTQILNFDFIDDPKYDKDALVLSTKGNIASQLEYGKFRENPLFFSQMRFPGEFGVRIHVKDNPKTEILDYLPKNNIESVDVSETFGYNIGGSISSNESGSITGGVNYSKTINYKQNNYRTLLSSDTSNQSVGWNVIASSLFYNGHTNVRGDLNLFRNDAGDRIEHDPRTFLAGKSTLPSLVRSGFTPDFLTYLSNDKQNTKTQITVRYQRLNDEIDAAFYSSNFAIVPQMGRYYMNISGNAFTATYEIDWKNKKVKMLKQESEQIGKSPLEKAGE, encoded by the coding sequence ATGAAATGGAAAGAAATGTTAGTCACATTAATTCCTGCATCTGTATTAATCTTAGGAACAATCATGCCAAGCGAAGTTATTGCACGAGATATCAAACAAGATGAAATCGGTAAAGATGGGCAAGTCACGAAACGCACACAGGTTGGTTCGGACATTAATGGTGGATTTACGCAAATTTTGAATTTTGATTTTATCGATGATCCGAAATATGACAAAGATGCCTTAGTCTTAAGCACTAAGGGTAATATCGCATCTCAATTAGAGTATGGAAAATTCAGAGAGAACCCCTTATTTTTTAGTCAAATGAGATTTCCTGGTGAATTTGGTGTACGTATCCATGTGAAAGATAATCCGAAAACAGAAATATTGGATTATTTACCTAAAAATAATATTGAAAGTGTCGATGTATCAGAAACATTTGGTTATAACATCGGCGGTTCTATTTCATCTAACGAATCTGGCAGTATTACTGGAGGTGTCAACTATAGTAAAACAATCAACTATAAACAAAATAACTATCGAACGCTTTTAAGCAGTGATACAAGTAATCAAAGTGTGGGTTGGAATGTAATCGCAAGTAGTTTGTTTTATAACGGACATACAAATGTGCGTGGTGATTTAAATTTATTCCGTAATGATGCAGGCGATCGTATCGAACATGACCCTCGTACATTCTTAGCTGGTAAATCTACTTTACCGTCATTAGTGAGAAGCGGATTTACACCAGATTTCTTAACATATCTATCAAATGATAAGCAAAATACTAAGACTCAAATTACAGTGAGATACCAACGTCTGAATGATGAAATTGATGCGGCGTTTTACAGTTCCAACTTTGCTATAGTTCCACAAATGGGTCGTTACTATATGAATATATCTGGAAATGCCTTTACAGCAACTTATGAAATTGATTGGAAAAATAAAAAGGTGAAAATGTTGAAACAAGAATCAGAACAGATTGGCAAATCACCTTTAGAGAAGGCAGGTGAATAA
- a CDS encoding assimilatory sulfite reductase (NADPH) flavoprotein subunit, protein MSLSSTNSPFNDEQAQLINQALSTLSNDQKLWLSGYLTANMQGSEAGTVPTAGAVQVPETAGAQAAQPQVIEPRKITVLFGSESGNAQWVAELLESKLKEKDFDVTLSEMDQYKTKDLKKVEDLLIVTSTHGEGDPPDNAVEFYDFLYGRKAPNLEGARFSVLALGDQSYEFFCQTGKDFDARLEELDADRILPRVDCDIDFEELANEWIDNIINELGDQEVKQVVQDAQNEPIQNDVAAPVYSRTNPYEAEVLENEKITGRDSNKEVRHLELSLEGYGDEYAPGDSINILPENDPELVNELIDMLDWDSEQEIEVDTQGTKMTLSDALTSYFEITKLTKPLLESAAQIFDNEELMDRLSDNAWVKDYVYGRDLLDLLDDFPTESLQPDQLHQILRKIPARSYSISSSNQANPDEVHITVCAVRYEAHDRDRSGVCSVQLAERVEPGDKLKVYLKKNPNFKFPFDETTPVIMIGPGTGIAPFRAVLQEREELDLTGKTWLFFGNQHFTTDFLYQTEIKDWLDSGVLEKADVAFSRDQEEKRYVQHLIDEKSEEFYDWLRNGAAVYVCGDEKNMAKDVHQAIVHVLEKEGGLTEEESENYLAELKKEKRYQRDVY, encoded by the coding sequence TTGAGTTTATCATCAACAAACAGTCCGTTCAACGATGAACAGGCACAACTTATTAATCAAGCTTTATCAACCTTATCTAATGACCAAAAACTTTGGTTAAGCGGTTATTTAACTGCAAATATGCAAGGCAGCGAAGCAGGCACAGTTCCAACAGCTGGTGCTGTACAAGTACCTGAAACAGCAGGCGCACAAGCTGCACAACCGCAAGTGATTGAACCGAGAAAAATCACAGTATTATTCGGTTCTGAATCAGGTAATGCCCAATGGGTAGCAGAACTATTAGAAAGCAAACTAAAAGAAAAAGATTTTGATGTAACATTGTCTGAAATGGATCAATATAAAACGAAAGATTTGAAAAAAGTAGAAGATTTACTCATTGTAACCTCTACTCACGGTGAAGGAGATCCACCTGATAATGCAGTTGAATTCTATGATTTCTTGTATGGGCGTAAAGCACCTAACCTTGAAGGTGCACGTTTCTCAGTATTAGCTTTAGGTGATCAATCATACGAATTCTTCTGTCAAACTGGTAAAGATTTCGACGCGCGTTTAGAAGAATTAGATGCAGATCGCATCTTGCCTCGTGTCGATTGCGATATTGACTTTGAAGAATTGGCGAATGAATGGATCGACAATATTATCAATGAATTAGGTGACCAAGAAGTAAAGCAAGTGGTTCAAGATGCACAGAATGAACCGATTCAAAATGATGTAGCTGCGCCAGTTTATTCTCGTACTAATCCTTATGAAGCAGAAGTATTGGAAAACGAAAAAATCACAGGTCGCGATTCTAACAAAGAAGTACGTCATCTTGAACTTTCACTAGAAGGATACGGCGATGAGTATGCACCTGGAGATTCTATTAATATCTTGCCTGAAAATGATCCAGAACTTGTAAATGAATTAATCGATATGCTTGATTGGGATTCAGAACAAGAAATTGAAGTAGATACACAAGGTACAAAAATGACGTTATCTGATGCATTAACTTCTTATTTTGAAATTACTAAATTAACGAAACCATTACTTGAAAGTGCGGCACAAATTTTTGATAACGAAGAATTGATGGACCGTCTTTCAGACAATGCATGGGTTAAAGATTATGTATACGGCAGAGACTTGCTCGATTTATTGGATGATTTCCCTACGGAATCATTACAACCTGACCAATTGCATCAAATCTTAAGAAAAATTCCAGCGCGCAGTTATTCTATTTCCAGTAGTAATCAAGCTAATCCGGACGAAGTGCATATCACAGTATGTGCAGTACGTTATGAAGCACATGACCGTGACCGCTCTGGTGTATGCAGTGTTCAATTAGCAGAACGTGTTGAACCAGGGGACAAATTAAAAGTGTATTTGAAGAAAAATCCAAACTTCAAATTTCCATTTGATGAAACAACACCAGTGATTATGATTGGACCAGGTACTGGCATTGCACCATTCCGCGCAGTATTGCAAGAACGTGAAGAATTAGATTTAACAGGTAAAACATGGTTGTTCTTCGGTAACCAACATTTCACAACAGATTTCCTTTATCAAACAGAAATCAAAGATTGGTTAGATAGCGGCGTTTTAGAAAAAGCAGATGTTGCCTTTTCAAGAGACCAAGAAGAAAAACGCTATGTGCAACATTTAATTGATGAGAAAAGCGAAGAATTCTATGACTGGCTAAGAAACGGTGCAGCTGTTTATGTCTGCGGTGATGAAAAAAACATGGCAAAAGACGTACATCAAGCGATTGTGCATGTCCTTGAAAAAGAAGGCGGCTTAACTGAAGAAGAATCAGAAAACTATTTAGCAGAATTGAAAAAAGAAAAACGCTATCAACGTGACGTTTATTAA
- a CDS encoding ABC transporter ATP-binding protein, with the protein MKINNYSLKVKGKKLVENCDLNFYPGQINHIVGKNGVGKSQLAKDFMLNNSRNIPKSISDNTTLISSFSNIPNDITKEFLLVLLKAKFPNSSPTFSEINKILKIEEIPSKVLIKNMSDGQKQKLKLLSFLLEDNSLIILDEITNALDKKTVNEIYLFINDFIKNNPSKTIVNITHNLSDLSSIPGKYFIFKDYRIEEYLSKEEVINDYINL; encoded by the coding sequence ATGAAAATAAATAACTATTCGTTAAAAGTCAAAGGAAAAAAATTAGTTGAAAATTGTGATTTGAATTTTTATCCCGGACAAATAAATCATATAGTTGGAAAAAATGGTGTAGGAAAATCACAATTAGCGAAAGATTTTATGCTGAATAATAGTCGTAACATTCCTAAGTCTATATCTGACAATACAACTTTAATTTCCAGTTTTTCCAATATTCCTAATGATATTACAAAAGAATTTTTATTAGTACTATTAAAAGCAAAATTTCCAAATTCCTCTCCAACTTTTTCTGAAATTAATAAGATTCTTAAAATTGAAGAGATACCATCTAAAGTGTTAATAAAAAATATGAGTGATGGTCAAAAACAAAAGTTGAAATTGTTAAGCTTTCTATTAGAAGATAATTCGTTAATTATACTTGATGAAATAACTAACGCGTTAGATAAAAAAACAGTTAATGAAATCTATTTGTTTATAAATGATTTTATTAAAAATAATCCGTCTAAAACTATTGTTAATATAACTCATAACTTGTCAGACCTTAGTAGCATACCAGGAAAGTACTTTATTTTCAAAGATTACAGAATTGAAGAATATTTATCTAAAGAAGAAGTAATAAACGATTATATTAATCTATAA
- a CDS encoding YydG family radical SAM peptide epimerase encodes MYNKSVSINLVSKCNAACAHCCFSCSPQASIKMDDSYIKETVLEFSKNPNIEVISFTGGEIFLNYKFLEELLIITKSYNKKVTLISNGFWGSSRKLLKKYFSDFKKYNVIALTISYDEYHAPFVKLESIKNIFKFRMKYPEIDVSLNMAVTKDKMSNTILSELGSSVIGVKITKFPIITVGAAKDKISKNNIHNFYNIEKDRDVLYCPGYEIVYHHDGEIYPCCSPAIFETQISLREEKYQTLERTIEKLNSNILLYIIRREGFNWFLDILKEQKLLNDFGIPLDFPSVCSVCGSLFNDQYKINFFKPYMEKYYYETIKI; translated from the coding sequence ATGTATAATAAAAGTGTATCAATAAATTTAGTTTCTAAATGTAATGCTGCGTGTGCACACTGTTGTTTTTCTTGTTCACCACAAGCTTCCATTAAAATGGATGATTCATATATAAAAGAAACAGTATTAGAATTTTCTAAAAATCCGAATATAGAAGTTATTTCATTTACGGGTGGAGAAATATTTTTAAACTATAAGTTTTTAGAGGAGCTACTAATTATTACAAAATCATATAATAAAAAAGTAACTTTGATATCTAATGGTTTTTGGGGAAGTAGTAGAAAATTATTAAAGAAATATTTTTCTGACTTTAAAAAATATAACGTAATTGCTTTAACTATTAGCTATGATGAATATCATGCGCCATTCGTCAAACTTGAAAGTATCAAAAATATATTCAAATTTAGAATGAAGTATCCAGAAATAGACGTTTCATTAAATATGGCAGTAACAAAAGATAAAATGTCAAATACTATTTTAAGTGAACTTGGAAGCTCTGTAATAGGCGTGAAAATCACTAAATTTCCAATAATTACCGTTGGAGCTGCTAAAGATAAAATATCAAAAAATAATATTCATAATTTTTATAATATAGAAAAAGATAGAGATGTACTATATTGTCCGGGCTATGAAATCGTTTATCATCATGATGGAGAAATATATCCTTGTTGCTCTCCTGCGATTTTTGAAACCCAAATATCTCTTAGAGAAGAAAAATACCAAACTCTAGAAAGAACTATCGAAAAGTTAAATTCTAATATATTGTTATATATAATTAGGAGGGAAGGGTTTAATTGGTTTTTAGATATTTTAAAAGAACAGAAATTATTAAATGATTTTGGGATACCTTTAGATTTTCCATCTGTATGCAGTGTATGTGGCAGTTTGTTTAATGACCAATATAAAATCAACTTTTTTAAACCATATATGGAAAAATATTACTATGAGACCATTAAAATATGA